A portion of the Salmo trutta chromosome 1, fSalTru1.1, whole genome shotgun sequence genome contains these proteins:
- the LOC115201327 gene encoding proline-rich protein 36 isoform X3 yields the protein MKPDGVATAAMEPMEALDADPVNEPVAMGEEPNQAAPAPQTEGVAQQGEMGQGEPHPEPAQVASTKTGNSKSAADPKAKTKAPAAKTKPGTTATIKTTTGPGSRPNTAQSRLTNGVSKPHANGVAKKTTTGAPEKTTPKRPVGTAVAPSTKTTTKVGEKKPAGTTRPTSAPAATNGVKATTGTAAKKTPAAPTNDVKSTSTAAKKPTAPRPGSTATTKPSTAAAPKPDRPPVSKTTRPATGAPGSRPASAAARPATASTAKSSTSTAKPGTPTAKTTSTTPRPASAKAGSTTPSAGRTPTSQPSKTATPVKKDVTKSATKKPAAAPLTRTSPAKTTKPETPKSASASKPDSTPKKPAASSKAADTKKTPSKPTPSKDVSAGPKTPSTKPAGKASTPKKTVGSNTPMAVKRGPKPTTAAEPATKAGETQDAAVAAAIAAAALAAVVSMATSEEAVMAAVPEEKETVPPQASQPEQAPEAFISQLSAQLDLVPLEEPADTVSPLGTTVMSPPCSPTGPMSPVREPQNSSALLDMHVQPEPRSQNQSAMAPQSLVQEEVIFQPDPWAQNQSAMAPQSLVQEEVIFQPDSWAQNQSAMAPQSLVQEEVIFQPDPWAQNQSAMAPQSPVQEEVIFQPDSWAQNQSAMAPQSLVQEEVIFQPDSWAQNQSAMAPQSPVQEEVIFQPDSWAQNQSAMAPQSPVQEEVIFQPDPWAQNQSAMAPQNPVQEEVIFQPDPWAQNQSAMAPQSPVQEEVKIQPDEQQEDLLMPSSSAPPAFSMMSQPMNEFTSEVLVSSSQDQEEAVEKADEEINEDDDDEEEEERTVGKPTLLFDMSSSQPSEEAKPAGFGGATGWHGDDVLPGMDSEDVSGHLQGSPEISSTQHTGLLQGTQSSDALVDSSLKVSEGEGAFMGSPDVETLANDEEEDEDEDRKVCKPTSLFDMSSSQPSEEAKPAGFSGSTGWHGDALLPGMDSEDVSGHLQGSPEISSTQHTGLLQGTQSSDALVDSSLKVSEGEGAFMGSPDVETLANDEEERVDVDDMDVSSERAVDHRKVCQHDDEEDDEDVEMPSEGVTESGLESCGNADEDDYTEEDRLDNLNRSPIPPSSAWGQTNPFTDPWAQPPLSSPHTASSPLSDHGAADPETPTLSSAQAWLDPSAPSLTLQSEQPSESALEEMESSAPVEASAPPGPPAVGMSQSSTLSGMALAVHSSSETSTPEELRDYDSSSGVESHSDKQQTPVPSNVQPDLEQDLGIHLERGDEEEEAETLPADEVLGAGPPTAPASAPSSPSTSADEASDMEGEMQINDPDAPVTMDDSAEFDSPASARILPALEEEVVEAPAGEGEEDGGGGTPQSANSVASYGFDCTMSNSNAHSTAESCGKSPGIFSLENEDQLPEEAKDPSLIKELTLPAAAAQSEELLGGPVDLLPLGQPGDQHHYMLGGKMDADHLEEANTLEDALRLGPQHAGEASEGQPPYYSAICDKTDSFLAGNV from the exons ATGAAACCGGATGGGGTTGCCACGGCAGCGATGGAGCCAATGGAAGCACTGGACGCAGATCCGGTAAACGAGCCAGTTGCGATGGGAGAGGAGCCTAACCAGGCTGCGCCGGCGCCTCAGACGGAGGGAGTTGCCCAGCAGGGAGAGATGGGGCAGGGCGAGCCTCATCCAGAGCCAGCCCAGGTGGCCTCCACCAAGACGGGAAACAGCAAGTCTGCAGCAGATCCGAAAGCCAAGACCAAGGCCCCCGCTGCTAAGACAAAGCCTGGGACCACCGCCACAATTAAGACCACGACCGGACCAGGGTCTCGACCCAACACCGCCCAGAGCCGACTGACCAATGGGGTTTCCAAGCCACATGCCAACGGAGTGGCCAAGAAGACCACCACTGGAGCCCCAGAGAAGACCACACCCAAGAGGCCCGTAGGCACAGCCGTTGCCCCTTCCACTAAGACCACCACCAAGGTTGGTGAGAAGAAGCCAGCGGGCACCACCCGCCCTACCTCGGCTCCTGCTGCCACCAACGGGGTGAAGGCCACCACAGGAACAGCAGCAAAGAAGACACCTGCGGCGCCAACTAATGATGTCAAATCCACCAGCACCGCTGCTAAGAAGCCCACAG CTCCCCGGCCTGGCTCTACAGCTACCACCAAGCCCAGCACTGCTGCTGCTCCCAAGCCTGATAGGCCTCCTGTTTCCAAGACAACCAG gCCTGCCACTGGTGCTCCAGGATCTCGCCCTGCCTCTGCTGCAGCCAGGCCAGCCACAGCCAGCACAGCCAAGAGCTCCACATCCACAGCCAAGCCTGGCACCCCCACGGCTAAAaccacctccaccacccccaGACCAGCCTCTGCCAAAGCCGGCTCTACAACACCCTCTGCTGGACGGACCCCGACATCACAGCCCTCAAAAACCGCAACTCCCGTCAAGAAAG ATGTTACCAAATCAGCCACCAAGAAGCCTGCAGCGGCTCCTCTCACTCGCACCTCACCAGCCAAGACCACCAAACCTGAGACTCCCAAATCAGCCTCCGCGTCCAAGCCAGACTCCACCCCCAAGAAGCCGGCTGCCAGCAGCAAGGCCGCAGACACCAAGAAGACGCCAAGCAAACCCACGCCTTCAAAGGATGTCAGTGCTGGCCCCAAGACCCCTAGTACCAAGCCAGCAGGGAAGGCTTCCACCCCTAAGAAGACTGTGGGCAGCAACACCCCCATGGCAGTGAAGCGTGGCCCCAAGCCCACAACGGCGGCAGAGCCCGCGACTAAAGCGGGTGAGACCCAGGACGCCGCTGTTGCTGCCGCCATAGCTGCAGCTGCCTTGGCCGCTGTGGTCTCCATGGCAACCTCGGAAGAAGCAGTGATGGCTGCAGTCCCAGAGGAGAAGGAGACTGTGCCCCCTCAGGCCAGCCAGCCAGAGCAGGCCCCAGAGGCCTTTATCTCTCAGCTGTCAGCTCAGCTGGACCTGGTCCCCCTGGAAGAGCCAGCAGACACAGTGTCTCCCCTGGGCACCACGGTCATGTCCCCTCCATGCTCCCCCACCGGGCCCATGTCCCCGGTCAGGGAGCCCCAGAATTCCTCTGCTCTGCTGGACATGCACGTCCAGCCAGAACCCAGGTCCCAGAACCAGTCTGCCATGGCTCCACAGAGCCTGGTCCAGGAAGAGGTGATATTCCAGCCAGACCCCTGGGCCCAGAACCAGTCTGCCATGGCTCCACAGAGCCTGGTCCAGGAAGAGGTGATATTCCAGCCAGACTCCTGGGCCCAGAACCAGTCTGCCATGGCTCCACAGAGCCTGGTCCAGGAGGAGGTGATATTCCAGCCAGACCCCTGGGCCCAGAACCAGTCTGCCATGGCTCCACAGAGCCCGGTCCAGGAAGAGGTGATATTCCAGCCAGACTCCTGGGCCCAGAACCAGTCTGCCATGGCTCCACAGAGCCTGGTCCAGGAAGAGGTGATATTCCAGCCAGACTCCTGGGCCCAGAACCAGTCTGCCATGGCTCCACAGAGCCCGGTCCAGGAAGAGGTGATATTCCAGCCAGACTCCTGGGCCCAGAACCAGTCTGCCATGGCTCCACAGAGCCCGGTCCAGGAAGAGGTGATATTCCAGCCAGACCCCTGGGCCCAGAACCAGTCTGCCATGGCTCCACAGAACCCGGTCCAGGAGGAGGTGATATTCCAGCCAGACCCCTGGGCCCAGAACCAGTCTGCCATGGCTCCACAGAGCCCGGTCCAGGAGGAGGTGAAGATCCAGCCAGATGAGCAGCAGGAGGACCTCCTCATGCCCTCCTCTTCAGCCCCTCCTGCATTCAGCATGATGTCTCAGCCCATGAATGAGTTCACCTCAGAGgtcctagtctcttcctctcaGGACCAGGAAGAGGCAGTGGAGAAGGCAGATGAGGAGATCAACGAAGATGATgacgatgaggaggaagaggagaggacagtgggCAAGCCGACATTACTGTTTGACATGAGTAGCTCTCAGCCCTCAGAGGAGGCCAAGCCTGCAGGCTTCGGTGGTGCCACCGGTTGGCATGGGGATGACGTCTTACCAGGGATGGACTCTGAGGATGTGAGCGGCCACCTGCAGGGGTCACCAGAGATTAGCAGCACCCAGCACACGGGCCTGCTGCAGGGTACCCAGAGCTCTGATGCCCTGGTAGACTCCAGCCTCAAGGTCTCTGAGGGAGAAGGGGCCTTCATGGGCTCCCCCGATGTGGAGACCCTGGCCAACGATGAGGAGGAAGATGAAGATGAGGATAGGAAAGTGTGCAAGCCAACATCACTGTTTGACATGAGTAGCTCTCAGCCTTCAGAGGAGGCCAAACCTGCAGGCTTCAGTGGTTCTACCGGTTGGCATGGAGATGCCCTCTTACCAGGGATGGACTCTGAGGATGTGAGCGGCCACCTGCAGGGGTCACCAGAGATTAGCAGCACCCAGCACACGGGCCTGCTGCAGGGTACCCAGAGCTCTGATGCCCTGGTAGACTCCAGCCTCAAGGTCTCTGAGGGAGAAGGGGCCTTCATGGGCTCCCCCGATGTGGAGACCCTGGCCAACGATGAG GAGGAGCGAGTTGATGTTGATGATATGGATGTGAGCTCAGAGCGGGCAGTGGACCACCGGAAGGTGTGTCAgcatgatgatgaggaggatgatgaagaTGTGGAGATGCCCAGCGAAGGGGTGACGGAGAGTGGACTGGAGAGCTGTGGGAACGCAGACGAGGACGACTACACAGAGGAGGACCGCTTGGATAACCTCAACCGTTCGCCCATCCCACCTTCCTCAGCCTGGGGTCAGACAAACCCCTTCACTGACCCCTGGGCCcagccccccctctcctccccccacaccGCCTCCAGCCCCCTGTCTGACCACGGGGCTGCTGACCCTGAGACGCCCACCCTGTCCTCTGCCCAGGCCTGGTTGGATCCTAGCGCCCCCTCTCTGACGCTCCAGTCAGAGCAGCCCTCAGAGTCTGCCCTTGAGGAGATGGAGAGCTCCGCCCCAGTGGAGGCCTCTGCCCCCCCAGGGCCCCCTGCTGTGGGCATGTCTCAGTCCAGCACCCTGAGTGGCATGGCCCTGGCCGTCCACAGCAGCAGTGAAACCAGCACTCCCGAGGAGCTCCGTGACTATGACAGCAGCTCCGGGGTGGAGTCACACTCTGACAAGCAGCAGACCCCCGTGCCATCCAATGTGCAGCCTGACCTGGAGCAGGACTTGGGCATCCATCTGGAGCGAGGTgacgaggaggaagaggctgAGACGCTCCCTGCCGACGAGGTCCTGGGAGCAGGCCCTCCTACTGCCCCAGCCTctgccccctcctccccctctacctcggCAGATGAGGCCAGCGACATGGAGGGTGAGATGCAGATCAACGACCCAGACGCCCCCGTCACCATGGATGACAGTGCTGAGTTCGACAGCCCAGCGTCCGCCCGTATCCTGCCTGCCCTggaagaggaggtggtggaggcgCCGGccggagaaggagaggaggacgggGGTGGCGGCACGCCCCAGTCTGCCAACTCGGTGGCGTCTTACGGCTTTGACTGCACCATGTCCAACTCCAACGCCCACTCCACTGCCGAGAGCTGCGGTAAGAGCCCCGGCATCTTCTCCCTGGAGAACGAGGACCAGTTGCCCGAGGAGGCCAAGGACCCCTCCCTCATCAAGGAGCTGACCCTGCCAGCAGCGGCCGCCCAGTCAGAGGAGCTGCTGGGAGGCCCTGTAGACCTGCTGCCCCTGGGCCAGCCTGGGGACCAGCACCACTACATGCTGGGGGGGAAGATGGATGCTGACCACCTGGAGGAGGCCAACACCCTGGAGGACGCCCTCCGCCTGGGGCCCCAGCATGCCGGGGAGGCCAGCGAGGGCCAGCCACCCTACTACTCTGCTATATGCGATAAGACTGATAGCTTTCTGGCAGGTAACGTATAA